In Microcoleus sp. FACHB-672, one DNA window encodes the following:
- a CDS encoding ABC1 kinase family protein produces MLQKITPPKPLRWQRPRYSPIARQIDVFGAASKFIFYLWWDANFNHKSSRRKKQRAQWLVKTLLNLGPTFIKIGQTLSTRADLLPIEYVEALSQLQDQVPPFSGEQAAALVEAELGNSIFALYRDFDKIPLAAASLGQVHRARLHTGEEVVVKVQRPGLQQLFDVDVIAMRKVMRLSQRYFSWTKKYDLDAIYKEFFTILYQEIDYLQEGKNADRFRQNFNGYRDIIVPKVYWKYTTNKVLTLEYLPGIKIDDRQTLQACNINVKKLNQLGICCYLKQLLQDGFFQADPHPGNLAVSQDGSLIFYDFGMMGEVHALAKDQMIKNFFAVLRKDTDEVLETLVKMGLIEPVPDMTPVRRLITFLLDKFTEKPIDVQAFNEIKGELYVMFEQQPFRLPAQMTFILKALTTLDGIARTLDPEYNLMTAVQPFVKSITASKGQGNTIGELARQARDFIKYKLNQPSGAEILIARLEKRIEDGELQVRVRSLESDRALKRIHLALKSLIYACFTGFIFIAGAVMLVGNFKVWAVAAFSVSGIVFMVLLHSLIVLGIKEKLDKLAEK; encoded by the coding sequence ATGCTTCAAAAGATCACACCACCCAAGCCACTACGCTGGCAACGGCCTCGATATTCTCCCATAGCCCGTCAAATCGATGTTTTTGGGGCTGCCAGCAAGTTTATCTTTTATCTGTGGTGGGATGCCAATTTTAATCACAAATCTTCAAGGCGGAAAAAGCAACGCGCTCAGTGGTTAGTCAAGACGCTGCTAAATTTAGGGCCGACTTTTATTAAAATTGGGCAGACGCTCTCTACCCGCGCCGATCTGCTCCCCATAGAGTATGTAGAAGCTTTATCCCAGCTGCAAGATCAGGTTCCGCCGTTTAGTGGGGAACAAGCAGCCGCGCTGGTTGAAGCAGAACTCGGCAATTCTATCTTTGCTTTGTATCGGGATTTTGACAAAATCCCCCTTGCGGCTGCCAGTCTGGGACAGGTACACAGGGCACGGCTGCACACAGGAGAAGAAGTCGTTGTCAAAGTGCAGCGCCCAGGCTTGCAGCAGTTATTTGATGTGGATGTGATAGCCATGCGTAAAGTCATGCGCCTTTCGCAGCGTTATTTTTCGTGGACAAAAAAGTACGACTTAGATGCAATTTATAAAGAATTTTTTACGATTTTATATCAAGAAATTGATTATTTACAAGAGGGAAAAAATGCGGATCGCTTTCGCCAAAATTTCAATGGTTATCGAGATATTATTGTGCCGAAAGTTTATTGGAAATACACGACCAATAAAGTGCTGACACTGGAATATTTACCAGGAATCAAGATAGATGATCGTCAAACATTGCAAGCGTGTAATATTAACGTTAAAAAACTTAATCAACTCGGAATTTGTTGTTATTTAAAACAGTTATTGCAGGATGGTTTTTTTCAGGCTGATCCCCATCCGGGAAATCTGGCGGTAAGCCAGGATGGAAGCTTGATTTTCTATGATTTCGGGATGATGGGGGAGGTACACGCTCTGGCAAAAGACCAGATGATTAAAAACTTTTTTGCTGTTTTGAGGAAAGATACCGATGAGGTTCTTGAGACATTAGTTAAAATGGGTTTAATTGAGCCGGTGCCAGATATGACGCCAGTGCGCCGGCTCATTACATTTCTTTTAGATAAATTCACTGAAAAACCTATAGATGTACAGGCATTTAATGAAATTAAAGGTGAATTGTATGTAATGTTTGAGCAGCAGCCATTTCGCTTGCCGGCGCAGATGACATTCATTTTAAAGGCATTAACAACGCTTGACGGTATTGCTAGGACGCTTGATCCTGAGTACAATTTAATGACAGCCGTTCAGCCTTTTGTGAAAAGTATTACTGCCTCTAAGGGACAAGGCAATACAATCGGAGAACTTGCCAGACAAGCACGAGATTTTATTAAATATAAGCTGAATCAGCCAAGTGGCGCTGAAATTTTAATCGCCCGGTTAGAAAAACGAATTGAAGACGGTGAGTTACAAGTGCGGGTGCGTTCTCTAGAGAGTGATCGCGCCCTCAAGCGCATTCATCTAGCGCTTAAAAGCTTAATTTATGCGTGTTTTACGGGATTTATCTTTATAGCCGGCGCGGTGATGCTGGTAGGGAATTTTAAGGTTTGGGCAGTCGCGGCTTTCAGCGTATCGGGAATTGTATTTATGGTGTTGTTGCACTCTTTAATTGTTTTAGGAATTAAAGAAAAACTCGATAAACTAGCTGAAAAATAA
- a CDS encoding histidine phosphatase family protein: MSLTLYFLRHGQTARSRENVFCGSIDPELTPEGLEMAQAFAAAYRSTPWSAIFSSPMQRTRATAQPLCDAVGVEMQLREGLKEINYGKWEAQTVETVSREYHDDYIRWTADPAWYPPTEGELAVAIATRALHVIEEIKQHYNTGNVLIVAHKATIRIILCSLLGIDVGRFRFRLGCPVGSVSIVEFGSNGPLLQNLADRTHLSERLRTLPGT; this comes from the coding sequence TTGAGTCTAACGCTTTATTTCCTCCGCCACGGGCAGACAGCCCGCAGTCGAGAAAATGTCTTTTGCGGTTCCATCGACCCAGAATTAACCCCAGAAGGGCTGGAAATGGCACAAGCTTTTGCGGCTGCCTACCGTTCCACACCCTGGAGTGCTATTTTTTCCAGTCCGATGCAGCGAACGAGGGCAACGGCGCAACCTCTGTGCGATGCAGTGGGCGTGGAAATGCAACTGCGGGAGGGGCTGAAGGAAATCAACTATGGCAAATGGGAAGCTCAAACAGTAGAAACAGTCAGCCGCGAGTATCACGATGACTACATCCGCTGGACAGCCGATCCCGCCTGGTATCCCCCGACTGAGGGAGAATTAGCGGTTGCGATCGCGACTCGCGCTTTGCACGTCATTGAAGAAATCAAGCAGCACTACAACACCGGCAACGTTTTGATTGTCGCCCACAAGGCAACCATCCGAATTATACTGTGCAGCCTGCTAGGAATTGATGTAGGACGCTTCCGCTTTCGCTTGGGATGTCCAGTCGGATCGGTTAGCATTGTTGAATTTGGCTCTAATGGCCCATTACTTCAGAACTTGGCAGATCGCACGCATCTCAGTGAGCGCTTGCGGACATTACCGGGGACATAA
- a CDS encoding S-layer homology domain-containing protein codes for MLPYRRSAAFVGLAACLLISVTSCANSPTGKALEQSLAADPRLQENPATFTPPPAQSSRPDEAAAELPADFPSEIPLYPDAKLQEAKPLLDAAGNPDEQGQVTRWTTSDSSTLVQNFYRKQFQENKWQLVSQPADDRKGSFETSLDNLQVKVFVEPAGQKLTDGANLVIKYRRDAGDTAQVKPDKSPNAMVGGSPSSTTTSVGGSPSSTTTSPSPTPTKPTKSGSFTDLNKAPAELRQSVEDLAALGVLTPENAAVKTKESAAGDKFEPNKIITRREYARWLVAANNQIHSNQAARKIRLGLETAEPAFSDVSRKDPDFAVIQGLAEAGIIPSSLSGDGTDVSFRPDAPLTREQLLLWKVPLDTRRSLPTASTEAVQQTWGFQDAAKIDPKALRAVQADFQNGELSNIRRSFGYTTLLQPSKPVTRAEAGAALWYFGFQGEGLSAKDLLQAKRQSN; via the coding sequence GTGCTGCCTTATCGACGTTCTGCTGCATTTGTTGGCTTAGCTGCTTGCTTGCTGATCTCTGTGACGTCTTGTGCCAATAGCCCCACCGGCAAGGCGCTAGAGCAATCTTTAGCGGCAGATCCCCGACTCCAAGAAAATCCTGCTACCTTTACCCCCCCACCAGCTCAAAGTAGCCGGCCAGATGAGGCTGCTGCTGAGCTGCCGGCTGATTTTCCGAGTGAAATTCCCTTATATCCAGACGCGAAACTACAGGAAGCCAAGCCGCTGCTTGATGCCGCCGGCAACCCAGATGAACAAGGGCAGGTGACGCGCTGGACGACTTCCGACTCAAGTACCTTAGTCCAGAACTTTTACCGCAAGCAGTTTCAAGAAAACAAATGGCAGTTGGTCAGCCAACCGGCAGACGACCGCAAAGGCTCATTTGAAACCTCCCTGGATAATTTACAGGTAAAAGTGTTTGTGGAGCCGGCAGGGCAAAAATTAACCGATGGCGCGAATTTGGTGATTAAATACCGGCGTGATGCAGGTGATACAGCCCAGGTAAAACCGGACAAATCACCCAATGCTATGGTCGGCGGATCTCCTAGTTCAACAACCACTTCTGTCGGCGGATCTCCCAGTTCAACAACCACTTCACCCAGCCCAACGCCAACCAAACCGACTAAGTCCGGAAGCTTTACAGACTTGAATAAAGCGCCGGCAGAATTGCGCCAGTCTGTTGAAGATTTGGCAGCGCTAGGGGTACTGACGCCTGAAAATGCCGCAGTTAAAACAAAAGAATCGGCTGCCGGTGACAAGTTTGAGCCAAATAAAATCATCACTCGCCGGGAATACGCCCGTTGGCTGGTTGCGGCAAACAATCAAATTCATAGCAACCAAGCGGCGAGAAAAATTCGTTTGGGATTAGAAACTGCTGAACCGGCTTTCTCAGATGTCTCCCGCAAAGATCCCGATTTTGCCGTCATTCAAGGACTCGCCGAAGCCGGCATTATTCCTAGCTCACTTTCTGGAGACGGGACAGATGTCTCGTTTCGCCCCGATGCCCCACTGACGCGGGAGCAACTGTTGCTTTGGAAAGTACCATTAGATACGCGTCGGTCTTTACCAACCGCCTCGACTGAAGCAGTGCAGCAAACTTGGGGTTTCCAAGATGCGGCAAAAATCGATCCTAAAGCCTTGCGTGCGGTACAGGCAGATTTCCAAAATGGAGAACTGTCAAATATTCGTCGGTCTTTTGGTTATACAACGCTGTTGCAACCCAGCAAGCCGGTGACTCGTGCAGAAGCCGGTGCAGCGCTTTGGTATTTTGGCTTTCAGGGTGAAGGACTCTCTGCAAAAGATCTGCTGCAAGCCAAGCGTCAGAGCAACTAA
- a CDS encoding STAS domain-containing protein, whose protein sequence is MNLSGQSKISEIIKTDQSQLLADWLSEQVSVGIRKDLIRETELREECREFLELLAVAAHEGNLTDIQAPEWRSVREMLGSISRSRSQKGFTPSETAVFVFSLKQPLFTRLRSQLAQDSESLLEEIWLVSTLLDKLGLWTTESYQKAREEVILRQQEELMELSTPVVKLWDGILALPIIGTLDSARTQVMMESLLQKIVETGSEVAIIDITGVPTVDTLTAQHLLKTVTAARLMGADCILSGIRPQIAQTIVYLGVDLADVITKASLADAFLLALKRTGATISRPQTRN, encoded by the coding sequence ATGAACTTGAGCGGCCAAAGTAAAATCTCAGAGATTATTAAAACTGATCAAAGCCAACTGTTGGCAGATTGGCTCTCTGAGCAAGTATCTGTAGGTATCCGTAAAGACCTAATTAGGGAGACAGAACTGCGGGAAGAGTGCCGGGAATTTCTTGAGCTGTTAGCAGTTGCAGCTCACGAGGGGAACTTAACCGACATTCAAGCACCGGAGTGGCGTAGCGTGCGCGAGATGCTTGGGTCAATTTCGCGCTCACGCAGCCAGAAAGGCTTCACGCCATCAGAAACCGCAGTCTTTGTTTTTTCTTTGAAGCAACCTTTGTTCACCCGGTTGCGCTCACAACTTGCACAGGATAGCGAAAGCCTTCTCGAAGAAATTTGGTTGGTTAGTACGCTCCTGGACAAGCTTGGCCTCTGGACAACAGAGAGCTATCAAAAAGCCCGAGAAGAAGTGATCCTGCGCCAGCAAGAGGAACTGATGGAACTGTCAACGCCGGTTGTAAAGCTGTGGGACGGCATTTTAGCTCTACCCATCATTGGCACCCTCGATAGCGCCCGCACCCAAGTGATGATGGAGTCACTGTTGCAGAAGATTGTAGAGACGGGATCGGAAGTCGCCATCATCGATATTACGGGAGTGCCAACCGTTGATACTCTGACGGCTCAGCACTTACTCAAGACAGTGACTGCGGCTCGTCTGATGGGCGCTGATTGCATCCTGAGCGGAATTCGTCCTCAGATTGCTCAAACGATTGTCTACTTGGGCGTAGATCTCGCTGATGTGATTACCAAGGCGTCCCTAGCCGATGCCTTTCTTCTAGCCCTCAAGCGAACTGGAGCCACGATCTCTCGCCCGCAAACACGCAATTAA
- a CDS encoding STAS domain-containing protein encodes MERIPILQMGDFLLVTIQVDMHDRLAMALQDDLTNRINRTSARGVLIDISALEIVDSFIGRILGNIAKMSRVLDAETVVVGMQPAVAITLVELGLSLTGIRTALNVEKGMTLLRKSLEASPGGSIDGRAEV; translated from the coding sequence ATGGAACGTATCCCTATACTCCAGATGGGCGACTTCCTTCTGGTGACGATTCAAGTCGATATGCATGATCGCCTAGCGATGGCTTTGCAAGACGACCTGACCAACCGCATTAACCGAACAAGCGCCCGGGGTGTGCTGATAGATATTTCAGCACTGGAGATCGTTGATTCTTTTATTGGACGGATACTGGGAAACATTGCCAAAATGTCGCGTGTACTTGATGCTGAAACGGTCGTTGTTGGAATGCAGCCGGCAGTCGCCATCACTTTGGTAGAGTTGGGACTCTCCTTAACCGGCATTCGCACAGCCTTAAACGTTGAAAAGGGAATGACGCTCCTGCGTAAATCGTTGGAGGCTTCTCCTGGGGGGAGCATAGATGGTCGTGCAGAGGTCTGA
- a CDS encoding anti-sigma regulatory factor produces MSIQSSADVVLVRQAVRQFAVELGFSLIDQTKMVTAASELARNTLDYGGGGTVKLEALQEGIRRVLRLTFEDSGPGIPDIELALKDGFTTGGGLGMGLSGSKRLVNEFNIVSRVGEGTKITITKWK; encoded by the coding sequence ATGAGCATCCAGTCCTCCGCAGACGTAGTGCTAGTACGGCAAGCCGTGCGTCAGTTTGCTGTAGAACTAGGTTTTAGCTTGATAGATCAGACGAAGATGGTGACGGCGGCAAGTGAGCTGGCACGCAACACGTTAGACTATGGCGGGGGCGGGACTGTAAAACTTGAAGCCCTACAGGAGGGAATCCGTCGGGTTCTGCGACTGACTTTTGAAGACAGTGGGCCAGGAATTCCGGATATTGAGCTGGCACTAAAAGATGGCTTCACAACCGGCGGCGGACTGGGTATGGGCTTAAGTGGGTCAAAGCGACTGGTAAACGAATTCAATATCGTTTCCCGTGTCGGAGAAGGCACAAAAATCACGATTACAAAGTGGAAGTAA
- a CDS encoding ATP-binding SpoIIE family protein phosphatase, translating to MNAPVALPILESSQVGEARRIAMAIATRLGFHETQRAQVGIVVTEVANNLVRHAKDGLLLLQAVTKNDIAGMEILALDKGPGINNIQDCLRDGFSTGGTPGNGLGAVSRLSAFFDIQSAPKVGTALLSHLWASPMPVKQSNNNLEIGVVCLPMAGEEVPGDGWVTDQQAGRSLLLVVDGLGHGPLAAQASLEAVQIFRDNVRKSPKEIIEAAHAALRSTRGAALAIAEVDFERQVVRFAGVGNISGCVFSPEGSYSMVSHNGTVGHEVRKIQEFVYQWPKGGLLVMHSDGLSTQWRLDRYPGLITRHPSLIAGVLYRDFSRGRDDVTVLVVREES from the coding sequence ATGAACGCTCCCGTTGCCTTGCCCATCTTAGAGTCTAGTCAGGTTGGTGAAGCGCGACGGATAGCGATGGCAATTGCCACGCGTCTCGGCTTCCATGAAACTCAGCGGGCGCAGGTTGGTATTGTCGTAACTGAGGTCGCAAATAACCTAGTTCGGCACGCGAAAGACGGTTTGCTGCTGCTACAGGCTGTAACTAAAAACGACATAGCGGGGATGGAAATCCTAGCCTTAGACAAAGGGCCGGGAATCAACAATATCCAGGATTGTCTGCGCGACGGGTTTTCTACAGGAGGGACTCCTGGAAATGGTTTGGGGGCGGTTAGCCGGCTTTCTGCTTTTTTTGATATTCAGTCTGCTCCCAAGGTGGGGACAGCTTTATTAAGCCACCTCTGGGCTAGCCCCATGCCGGTAAAGCAATCGAACAACAATCTAGAGATTGGTGTCGTCTGCCTACCGATGGCCGGGGAGGAGGTGCCGGGTGATGGGTGGGTAACCGACCAACAGGCCGGTCGTAGTTTGCTATTAGTCGTAGATGGTCTGGGTCATGGCCCTCTAGCCGCCCAGGCATCCTTAGAAGCCGTTCAAATATTTCGAGACAATGTCCGCAAAAGTCCCAAAGAGATTATTGAAGCGGCTCACGCGGCTTTGCGGAGCACTCGTGGAGCTGCTTTAGCGATCGCCGAAGTGGATTTTGAACGACAAGTTGTTCGTTTTGCCGGCGTTGGAAATATCTCTGGCTGCGTTTTTTCTCCCGAAGGAAGCTACAGCATGGTTTCTCACAACGGTACTGTGGGGCATGAGGTGCGTAAGATTCAGGAATTTGTCTATCAGTGGCCTAAAGGAGGGCTTCTGGTGATGCATTCCGATGGGCTGAGTACGCAGTGGCGTTTGGATCGCTATCCTGGTCTTATAACCAGACATCCCAGCCTGATCGCTGGCGTCTTGTACCGAGATTTCTCCCGAGGTCGCGATGACGTAACTGTGCTGGTTGTTCGCGAAGAAAGCTGA
- a CDS encoding ATP-binding protein, which yields MTNLLTVEVRYEQDVFTIRQRARQIAQALGFESQDQTRIATAVSEIARNAFQYAGGGKVEFRVEGELPQSLLICIRDQGPGIANLKTILDGQYKSETGVGLGIIGTKRLMDRFQITSKLGQGTEVLIGKTLSKPAPILTATRLGQILDELVMKSPQSPFEEIQQQNQELLRTLAELEKRQAELAQVNRELEDTNRGVVALYAELDEKAVSLQRANELKTRFLSNMSHEFRTPLNSIMSLSRMLLDRMDGELTPDQEKQVTFIRQSAEGLSELVNDLLDLAKVEAGKIVVHPNEFEVSDLFAALRGMLRPLLSDNSSISLVFEEPIGFPTLRTDEGKVAQILRNFISNALKYTERGEVRIRAELDSNTVVFSVSDTGIGIAPEDTDRIFEEFIQVNSHLQKQVKGTGLGLPLSRKLAELLGGSVSIKSLQGMGSTFFATIPVVYRSDIDEADETDAPLQLDTTRYPLLVIEDNPETIFIYEKYFAESIYQMIPARSLKQVKQAFQKFKPRAVLLDVLLEDQNTWDLLSEMKENASTREIPIVVITVIDNEKKARALGADAFFVKPVERLSLLEKLNTLIKREHLQKVLIVDDDPVCRYLLKQYLADCTGTATEKNCFNFKIIEANSGDEGIRYAGQENPSCIFLDLVMPGMSGFEVLEQLKADPATQNIPVIIHTSKVLEPEERSILVENTVAILSKENPSREVATSHVREALLLAGLVLQTGVQDYV from the coding sequence ATGACCAATCTCCTCACTGTAGAAGTACGCTACGAGCAAGATGTTTTTACGATCCGTCAGCGGGCACGGCAGATTGCTCAAGCTTTGGGGTTTGAGTCTCAGGATCAGACGCGCATTGCCACTGCTGTATCTGAAATTGCCCGCAATGCCTTCCAATATGCCGGCGGGGGAAAAGTTGAATTTCGGGTGGAAGGCGAATTGCCTCAGAGTTTGCTGATCTGCATTCGTGACCAAGGGCCGGGCATCGCCAATCTGAAGACTATTCTGGATGGGCAGTATAAATCAGAAACCGGCGTGGGCTTAGGCATCATTGGCACCAAGCGGCTGATGGATCGCTTTCAGATCACTTCCAAGCTAGGGCAAGGAACAGAAGTGTTGATAGGAAAAACCTTGTCGAAGCCGGCACCCATCTTGACGGCAACACGCTTGGGGCAGATTCTTGATGAGTTAGTCATGAAATCGCCTCAAAGTCCATTTGAGGAAATTCAGCAGCAGAACCAAGAACTGCTTCGCACGCTAGCGGAACTCGAAAAGCGTCAAGCCGAGTTGGCCCAGGTCAATCGCGAGCTAGAAGATACCAATCGCGGTGTTGTGGCATTATATGCCGAGTTAGACGAAAAAGCAGTTTCCCTGCAGCGAGCCAATGAACTCAAAACTCGCTTCCTCTCGAATATGAGCCATGAGTTTCGCACGCCGCTCAACTCGATTATGTCCCTCTCCAGAATGCTGCTAGATCGGATGGATGGTGAATTGACCCCCGATCAAGAAAAGCAAGTAACATTTATCCGTCAATCAGCTGAAGGTCTCTCGGAGTTAGTGAACGACCTTTTAGATTTGGCAAAGGTCGAGGCGGGAAAAATTGTGGTTCATCCAAATGAGTTTGAAGTTAGCGATCTATTCGCTGCTCTCAGAGGAATGCTGCGCCCACTTTTGAGTGATAATTCCTCAATTTCTCTGGTTTTTGAAGAACCCATTGGCTTTCCCACGCTCCGCACCGATGAGGGCAAGGTTGCCCAAATTCTAAGAAATTTTATTTCTAATGCCTTGAAATATACCGAAAGAGGTGAAGTTCGCATCAGAGCTGAACTGGATAGCAACACGGTTGTCTTCTCTGTGTCTGATACAGGTATCGGGATTGCACCTGAAGATACTGATCGCATCTTCGAGGAATTTATTCAGGTAAATTCTCACCTTCAAAAACAGGTTAAAGGAACAGGTTTAGGACTGCCGCTTTCGCGCAAGTTAGCCGAATTGCTGGGAGGCAGTGTCTCGATCAAAAGTTTACAAGGAATGGGTTCCACGTTTTTTGCCACCATACCAGTTGTTTACAGAAGTGATATAGATGAGGCAGATGAAACCGATGCTCCTTTACAGTTAGATACGACTCGCTATCCGCTATTAGTTATAGAAGATAACCCAGAGACGATCTTCATCTACGAGAAATATTTTGCGGAGTCGATTTATCAGATGATTCCAGCGAGATCGCTCAAGCAAGTAAAACAAGCTTTTCAAAAGTTTAAGCCACGAGCTGTGCTATTAGACGTCTTGCTGGAAGATCAAAATACTTGGGATCTCCTTTCTGAGATGAAAGAAAACGCTTCGACACGAGAGATCCCGATTGTCGTCATCACTGTTATTGACAACGAGAAAAAAGCTCGCGCCTTAGGTGCTGATGCCTTCTTTGTTAAACCAGTGGAACGATTATCGCTTCTCGAAAAACTCAATACTTTAATTAAGCGAGAGCATTTGCAAAAAGTTTTGATTGTTGATGATGACCCAGTATGCCGCTATCTACTCAAGCAATATTTAGCCGATTGTACGGGGACTGCTACTGAGAAAAATTGCTTTAATTTTAAGATAATTGAGGCAAATTCAGGAGACGAAGGCATCCGTTATGCCGGCCAAGAAAATCCTTCTTGCATTTTTCTCGACTTAGTAATGCCAGGTATGAGCGGGTTTGAGGTTTTGGAACAGCTAAAAGCCGATCCAGCAACTCAAAATATTCCGGTCATTATTCATACTTCAAAGGTTCTTGAACCAGAGGAGCGCTCGATACTTGTTGAAAACACAGTAGCAATTCTCTCAAAAGAAAACCCATCACGTGAAGTCGCGACCTCTCATGTGCGAGAAGCTCTTCTTTTAGCTGGACTGGTGCTGCAAACTGGAGTGCAAGATTATGTCTGA
- a CDS encoding response regulator: MSDSNFVTILHVDDNETNRYVVNRMLRKAGFEVQEAATGEIALESVAHQPPDLIILDVQLPGINGFEVCHRLKANPATSSIPVLHLSASFVESKDKALGLDTGADGYLAQPVEPIELLATIKALLRIREAEESALALAKEWQTTFNAMSDGVCLLDRLGRILRCNSAMTNLLKKPFGKIEGCFYQELMQEILGCVEVAPLTRVQETRSRENEELKCGERWFSVTTDPVFNEGGIFTGAVYIVADITERKWASEALRASEERFRLLLENVKDYAIFFLDTKGLVIRWSLGAERILGYQEAEMLGQSASIIYTPEDLECKADKQELEIAVIEGRSENERWHLRKDGTRFWASGIVTPLQDEIGQLRGFSKIMRDFTERKQAEDERNQLLVSEQEARAAAESANRMKDEFLATLSHELRSPLNAMLGWLRLLNTRKFDEATTARAMETIERSARSQAQLVEDLLDVSRIIQGKLSLNVRSVELALVVEAALDTVRPAADAKGIRLQSILDPAAGPVAGDSNRLQQIIWNLLSNAIKFTPKGGSVQVRLERINSHVEITVIDTGVGISPDFVPYVFDRFRQADSSITRTYSGLGLGLAIVRHLVELHGGTVRADSQGEGQGAAFIVTLPLMPVLIETREVEGIPSRAGKKVPFDNLPSLEGLQLLVVDDEADSRVFLTTVLEQCGASVRAVASSDSAIEAIKFLKPDVLLSDIGMPEEDGYTFIRKVRALSPDQGGKIPAVALTAYARAEDRMRAIAAGFQMHIPKPVEPAELATVVASLAGRTGIPKP, encoded by the coding sequence ATGTCTGATAGTAACTTTGTCACGATCTTGCACGTAGACGACAACGAGACCAACCGCTATGTCGTTAATCGGATGCTTCGGAAAGCGGGGTTTGAGGTTCAAGAGGCTGCCACCGGCGAAATAGCTCTGGAATCGGTCGCGCACCAGCCGCCCGACTTAATTATCCTTGACGTGCAGCTGCCAGGGATTAATGGATTTGAGGTTTGCCACCGGCTCAAGGCAAATCCTGCCACTTCATCGATTCCCGTACTGCATCTGTCTGCTAGTTTTGTCGAGAGTAAAGACAAGGCACTAGGGTTAGACACAGGTGCAGATGGCTATCTAGCCCAGCCGGTGGAGCCAATCGAGTTACTCGCAACGATAAAAGCTCTGCTCCGTATCCGAGAGGCTGAAGAGTCGGCACTCGCTTTGGCGAAGGAGTGGCAAACGACCTTCAATGCCATGAGCGATGGTGTGTGTTTACTTGATCGCTTGGGCAGAATTTTGCGCTGTAACAGCGCCATGACAAATCTTCTAAAAAAACCGTTCGGCAAGATCGAGGGTTGCTTTTATCAAGAGCTAATGCAAGAGATCCTGGGCTGCGTTGAGGTTGCTCCCTTAACGCGTGTTCAGGAGACCCGTAGCCGGGAGAACGAGGAGTTAAAGTGTGGGGAACGATGGTTTTCTGTAACGACAGATCCCGTGTTCAATGAGGGTGGAATTTTCACAGGTGCAGTTTATATCGTAGCCGACATTACAGAGCGTAAATGGGCATCAGAAGCGCTGCGGGCCAGTGAAGAGCGGTTCCGCCTATTGTTAGAGAATGTGAAAGACTACGCTATTTTCTTCCTCGACACAAAGGGGCTTGTTATTCGTTGGAGTCTTGGGGCAGAGCGCATTTTAGGGTATCAGGAAGCCGAAATGTTGGGTCAATCTGCCTCAATTATCTATACACCTGAAGACCTAGAGTGCAAGGCCGATAAGCAAGAATTGGAAATAGCAGTAATAGAAGGTCGATCTGAGAATGAACGCTGGCACTTGCGTAAGGACGGCACCCGTTTCTGGGCAAGTGGTATCGTAACGCCCTTACAAGATGAGATTGGGCAACTACGAGGCTTTTCTAAAATCATGCGCGACTTCACTGAGCGTAAGCAAGCTGAAGATGAGCGCAACCAACTACTGGTTTCGGAACAGGAGGCACGGGCTGCAGCGGAGTCAGCAAACCGGATGAAGGATGAGTTTTTGGCGACACTGTCTCATGAACTGCGATCACCTCTCAACGCAATGCTGGGGTGGCTTCGATTACTGAATACCCGCAAATTTGACGAGGCGACGACTGCGCGGGCGATGGAGACGATTGAACGCAGCGCTAGATCACAAGCTCAGCTTGTGGAGGATTTGCTGGATGTTTCCCGCATTATTCAGGGTAAGTTGTCCCTTAATGTCCGCTCAGTTGAGCTTGCTTTAGTTGTTGAGGCAGCTCTTGATACCGTCCGCCCAGCGGCTGATGCTAAGGGCATTCGACTCCAAAGCATACTCGATCCGGCGGCAGGGCCGGTTGCCGGTGACTCAAACCGCTTGCAGCAGATCATTTGGAATTTGTTATCCAATGCGATTAAGTTCACACCTAAAGGAGGAAGCGTCCAGGTTCGCCTCGAACGAATTAACTCCCATGTTGAAATAACTGTCATTGATACCGGCGTTGGCATCAGTCCCGACTTTGTGCCCTATGTTTTCGACCGCTTTCGGCAAGCGGATAGCTCGATTACCCGAACATACAGCGGGCTTGGTCTGGGTCTAGCGATTGTCCGCCACTTGGTAGAATTGCACGGCGGAACCGTTCGTGCAGACAGTCAAGGGGAGGGACAGGGAGCAGCATTTATCGTAACGCTTCCGCTTATGCCGGTCCTCATCGAGACGAGGGAAGTAGAAGGGATTCCCTCAAGGGCTGGAAAGAAAGTTCCATTTGATAATTTACCTTCGCTAGAAGGTTTACAACTACTCGTCGTGGACGATGAAGCTGATTCACGTGTGTTTCTCACTACGGTTTTGGAACAGTGTGGAGCTTCTGTGCGTGCCGTTGCATCGTCTGATTCAGCAATTGAGGCCATCAAATTTCTTAAACCAGATGTTCTATTAAGCGATATTGGGATGCCAGAAGAGGATGGCTACACTTTTATCCGTAAAGTACGGGCACTCTCTCCAGACCAAGGGGGCAAGATTCCTGCTGTTGCCCTAACCGCATACGCTAGGGCTGAGGATAGGATGCGAGCAATTGCTGCCGGATTTCAAATGCACATCCCTAAACCTGTGGAGCCGGCAGAATTAGCGACTGTCGTGGCGAGTCTTGCTGGACGAACCGGCATTCCTAAGCCTTAA